The Constrictibacter sp. MBR-5 DNA segment CGAACAGCAGAAGCTGCAGCAGCTGAATGAACGGCTGGCCGCCCTCCTCGACGGCGCCGGCGTCTCGACGGCGGCGGAGCTGCGCGCCGCGCACGCCCGGCGCCGCGAGCTGGAAGCCGACGCCGCCGGCCTGCGCGCGGAACTGGAGGCCTATGGCGTGCGCGGCGGCTCGCCGGCCACGGCACTGGAGAAGCTGCGCACCGAGATCGCCCGCGCCGACAGCCTGGTCGCCGAAGCGCTGGCGGCCGCCGGCCTCGACACGCCGCCGACCGCCGCCGACCTCGCCGCCCGGCAGGAGGCGCTGCGCGGCGGCCGCGACACCGCCCGCCGCCGCCGGCAGACACTGGAGGGCACGGCCGAGGCGCAGAACGCCACGCTGGCGCGCACCGGTGCCGCGCGCGGCGAGTTGGGTGGCGCGCTGGGCGAGATCGCCGGCCGCCTCGCCGCCGACCTCGCCGTGCTGCCCGACGCCGACCGCGACCGCCTGATGCAGGCCGCCGACGCGCGCGTCGCGGCCGCCACCGCCGAGCGCGGCACCAAGGCCGCCGCCCTGGAAGGCCAGCGCAGCGCCGCACCGTCGCCCGAGGAGTTGGAGCGGCGCGCCACCCGCGTGACGCGCCTGGAGACGGCACTGCAGAACAACGAGTCACGCCGCGGCACGCTGGAGCGCGAGATCGCCAACCTGGAAGGCCAGATCCAGAGCGCCGGCGGCGACGGTCTCGGCGAGCGCGCCGAGGTGCTGCGCGAGGAGCGCGATCTCGCCGCCCGCGACGTCGAGCGCCACCGCGGCCACGTCGCGACGCTCCAGCTGCTGCGCGAGACGATCGAGGCCTGCTACCAGGAGCAGCGCGACCGGCTGCACGCCCCGCTGCGCCGCCACCTGCGGCCGTTCCTGAACGACGTCTTCCCGCAGGCGGAACTGGCGCTGGGCGACGGCTTCGCCATCACCGGCCTGCACCGGAACGGACCCGAGGCGGAGCTGTTCGAGCGCCTGTCGGTCGGCACCCAGGAGCAGATCGCCGTGCTCGTCCGCCTCGCCATGGGCGCGCTCATCTGCGAGCGCGGCCAGGAGGTGCCGATCGTCCTGGACGACGCGCTGGTCTTCTCCGACGACGGCCGCATCGAGCAGATGTTCGACGCCCTGGCCCGCGCCGGCCGCACCCAGCAGGTCATCGTCCTCACCTGCCGCAGCCGCGCCTTCGCCAAGCTTGGCGGCCACGACCTCTCGATCGTGCCGGCGGGGTGAGTCATCCCGACGTCGAGGGGGTTGCCTGATCACGATGGAGGCGGCCTGCGTGAGAGGACGGACGGCCGAGGTGGAGGGTACCGCCGGACGTCCGTCCGCCGCGTCAAGCCGTTCGTTGGACGGTGGGCAAGGCAACCGTCTCGCCCGTCACGTCGATCGCCACCTTGCCGCGCAGGCCCCGCGCGGTGCCGTTCTCCAACAGTTCGTGTGCTTCGCTCATTCGTGCGAGCGGTAACGTCGCCCCGATCACGGGCTTCACCAGACCGCGCTCGATCAGTCGTGTGAGGGCATCGAGCTTGCCCCGGTTCTGGCGGGTGAACACGAAGTGATAGGCGGCGTTCTTGCCCCAGGCCTCGACCAGGTTCTGCGGCTGAGCGATGTCCACGAGACTGACGACACGCCCGAAGTCGGCGAGCGTCAGGGGACTTCTGGTGAGCGCATCGCCTCCGATGGTGTCGAAGACGACGTCGACGCCCTGTCCGCCGGTCAGGCGAGCGACCCCTTCCACATAGTCTTCGGCGGTAAAGTCGATCGCGTCGTCGGCACCGAGCGAGCGCACGAAGTCATGGTCGCCGGCGCGCGCCGTCGTGATCACCCGAGCGCCGATCGCCTTGGCGATCTGAACCGCAATCGTACCCACGCCCCCTGCGCCGCCATGGATGAGGATCGTCTCGCCGACGCTCAACTGCGCGCGCTGAACGAACGCCTCCCAGACCGTGCCGCCCACGAGCGTCAGGCTCGCCGCCTCGAGGTGGCTGAGGTTCCGGGGCTTACGGCTGACGAGTTCGACGTCGGCGACATGCTGCTCGGCGTACGAGCCGGCACCACCGAATATCTTCGGTGTGTAGTACACCTCGTCGCCGGCCGCGAACTCGCTGACGTCCGATCCGACCTCCTCGACGACACCCGAGATGTCATGGCCGATGATGGCGGGCAGCGGTACGTAGTCCGGATAGTGGCCGCGGCGAATCTGGTAGTCGAGCGGGTTGACGGCAGTGGCGTGCACCCGAACCCGCACCTGACGCGGACCGACTGCCGGCACCGGTACCTCGCGCAGCTCGAACGCGTCCGGCCCCCCAAAGCGGCTGAGCACGATGGCCTTCATGGTCACGGTCATGACGAACCCTTTCAATGGAGAGGGGCAGAGCCAAGGCTCAGCGGCCCCGTGAGGATCCTGCCAATCTGACTCCTCGCCATTGCCGTCGGTAGCTGGCCGAAACTAGGATCAGCTTCAACGAAGGCTTGAAAGTGCCGCGATGAACGTCGACGATTTGAGCCTGTTCGTCCGCATCGCCCGGCTGCGCAGCATCAGCTCCGCAGCCCGCGACCTGGGCGTCACTCCGGCCGGCGCGAGCGCCCGGTTGGCGGCGCTGGAGAAGCGGCTCGGAGCCCGGCTTCTGCATCGAACGACGCGGCAGACGACCTTGACCGAAGACGGCCTCGCCTTTCTGCCGCATGCAGAGCACGTTGTTCTCGCAGCGGAAGCCGCCCGCGCCGCGCTCGGTCGGGAGCAGGCCGTGCCGCGCGGCACGCTGCGGGTCGCGGCTCCAGCCTCGTTCGCGCGCATGCATATCGTGCCGGGCCTGCCCGACTTCGTCAGCCGGTATCCCGATCTCGCCATCGATCTGCGCATGTCCGACAACATCGTCGATCTCGTCGAAGGCGCCTTCGATGTGGCGGTTCGCTATGCCGAACTCGGCGACTCGTCCTTCGTCGCTCGGCGACTCGCTCCAGATCGACGGGTGCTGGTTGCGTCGCCCGCGTACATCGAGCGGCGAGGGCGGCCGAACACGCCGGACGACCTCGCCGAGCATGCCTGCCTCGTCGTCGGTACGCTCGATCTCTGGACATTCCGAGGAAAGAGTGGGGAGCTGATCGAGCGGCGCATTACGCCGGGCCTGCGGATCAACGACGGCGGGGCCGTGCGCGACGCAGCTTGCGCGGGGCTCGGCGTCGCTCTGATGGCGACCTGGTGCGCCGCGGACGAGCTTCGATCCGGCGCGCTTGTACCAGCCCTGCCCGAATACCCGCTCGTCTCGACACAGACGCTCTGGGCACTCTACCCGAGCTCGCGCGAGCTGGCCCCAAAGGTGAGAGTCTTGATCGACTGGCTCACGGAGCGGTTTGGGCGACACCCCTATTGGGATCGAGGACTCGATGGAATCTTGGAGCGCGTTTGAGAAGTCTCACTGCCATCGCCTGAGCATGGCGCCGTTCACCCCCCGCCATGCGGGATCCACAGCGCGATGCCCGGTACGAGCACCAGCAGCAGGATCATCGCCGCCAGCGCCAGGATGAACGGCACCGCCCCCAGCATCACGTCGTGTAGCTGGCCGTGCGGGCGCAGGCCCTGGACGACGAACAGGTTGATGCCGACCGGCGGGGTGATCATCGCCGTCTCCAGCAGCAGCATGATCAGCACGCCGAACCAGACGGGGTCGAAGCCGGCGGCCATGACGACCGGCGTCATGATCGGCACCGTCGCCACCATCATGGACAGCGTCTCCATGAACATGCCGAGCACCAGGTAGAAGACGATGACCGCCGCCAGCGTCTGGTAGGGCGTCAGCCCGACGTCGCCGACCAGCCCCGTCACCGCGTCGGCGAGGCCGATCGCCGTGATCACGAAGTTCAGGAAATAGGCGACGATCAGGATCGCCATCACCATGCCGGTGGTGCGCATCGTGCCCTCGACCACCCGGCGCAGCATGGCGAGCGAGATGCGCCGCCGCCACGCCGCCAGGGCGAAGGCGGCGATCACGCCGAGTGCGGCCGATTCCGTCGCCGTGGCGAGGCCGGCATAGATCGAGCCGATGATCACCGCGAAGATCAGCAGCGGCGGCACGAGGTCCGGCAGGCTGCGCCAGCGCGCGCTCCAGCTGGTCGCCACCGGCCGGCCGCCCTTGTGCGGCTGCAGCCTGCAGATCAGCGCCACCATCCCCGTGAACATCAGCGCCAGGAGCAGGCCGGGCAGGATGCCGGCCAGATAGAGCTGCGGGATCGAGGTCTCGGTCAGTACGCCGTAGACGATCATGTTGATCGACGGCGGGATCAGGATGCCCAGCGTTCCGCCGGCCGCCAGGGTGCCGAGGAACAGGCGCTCGTCGTAGCCGTGCTTATCGACCTCGTCGAGCGCCACCGTGCCGATCGTGGCCGCCGTCGCGACGCTGGAGCCCGAGGTCGCGGCGAACATGGCGCAGGCGGCGATGTTGGAATGCATGAGGCCGCCCGGCAGCCACGACACCCAGTGCGTCAGCGCGGCATACATCCGCTCGGCGATACCCGAGCGCAGCAGCACCTCGCCCAGCAGGATGAACAGCGGGATGGCGACCAGGATGAAGTCGGTCGAGGCCGACCAGGCGATCTCGCCGATCGCCCGCGACACCGGCAGGAAGGCGTAGACGTCGCCGAGGGCCAGCGCGAGGATGCCCAGCGCCGCCGCCACCGGCAGGCCGAGCGCCAGGAGGACGACGAGGATCGCCGTCGCGGAACCGATCATGCGGTGCGCCTCGCCCCTTCTCCGCCGTCCTCATGGCCCGGCGGCAGTTCGTCGGCGATCTCTTCCTTGATGCTGCGCGAGCCGGCGATCGTCTGGACCGTCGCCAGGTCGCCGCGCAGCAGCGCCAGCACCGCGTGCAGCAGCAGCAGCGCCGCCACCGCCAGGAACAGCACGAGCCCCGCGAACCAGAGCGACTGCGGAATGATCAGCGGCGTGCTGAGCGGCGACATCGAGCGCGCACCCATCGCCGCCGTGTCGGCGACCATCCCCCAGCCGTACCAGGCGACGAGGCCGAACACCGCGACGAAGCCGGCTAGGCCGAGGATATCGAGCGCCGCCCGCATCGGCCGCGGGAAGTGGATGTAGAGCGAGTCGATGCGGATGTGCGCCCGGTGCAGCAGCGTGAAGCCCAGCGACCACGTGGTGCCGATCGCCAGGGCGTAGCCCGACAGTTCGTCCGCCCCGCCGACCGTGACGTTGAACAGCTTGCGGACGATCACGTCGTAGCCGATCAGGAAGGCGGCGAGGATGACCAGCGCCCCGCCGAACCAGACCCCGGCGAGCGACGCGCGCTCGGCGAGGCGCAGGCTCCAGGGCACGCCGCGTCCCCGCTCCGCCATCGCCGGCTCAGATCTTGTCGACGGGGATCTGCAGGTCGACGACCTTGCCGACCGTCGCGTTCCACTCCTCGGCGCACGCCTTGCCGCAGCGCTTGCCCCAGTTCAGCAGCACGACGTCCTGCATCAGCTTGGCGCGCAGCGTCTGGTCCTCGTCGGAGACGGGGACACGCGTCATCTTGACCTTCTTGCCGAGGGTGCAGGGCTCCTTGTCGAAGTTGCAGCTCTCGCCCTCCTCGGTCGCCTTGGCCACCGTCTCCCACATCTTGTCTTCGAACGTGTCGAACTGCGTCTCGAAGAAGGCCTTCACCTCCGGCGGGAACTTGTTCCAGGACTCGTCGCCGACCGCCTGATAGTTGACGCTCCAGCCGAGCGACAGCGGGTAGAGGTGCGAGGACACTTCGGCCCAGCCCGCCGTGTTGCCGCTGAGCGAGCCGGTGACGGCGCAGTCGACGACGCCGCGCTGCAGCGCCGGCACGACCTCGGCGAACGCCATCGAAACGGTGGTGCCGCCGACCGCGGTGATGAAGTCGTTCATCGTCTTGTTGAAGACGCGGACCTTC contains these protein-coding regions:
- a CDS encoding TRAP transporter large permease, producing MIGSATAILVVLLALGLPVAAALGILALALGDVYAFLPVSRAIGEIAWSASTDFILVAIPLFILLGEVLLRSGIAERMYAALTHWVSWLPGGLMHSNIAACAMFAATSGSSVATAATIGTVALDEVDKHGYDERLFLGTLAAGGTLGILIPPSINMIVYGVLTETSIPQLYLAGILPGLLLALMFTGMVALICRLQPHKGGRPVATSWSARWRSLPDLVPPLLIFAVIIGSIYAGLATATESAALGVIAAFALAAWRRRISLAMLRRVVEGTMRTTGMVMAILIVAYFLNFVITAIGLADAVTGLVGDVGLTPYQTLAAVIVFYLVLGMFMETLSMMVATVPIMTPVVMAAGFDPVWFGVLIMLLLETAMITPPVGINLFVVQGLRPHGQLHDVMLGAVPFILALAAMILLLVLVPGIALWIPHGGG
- a CDS encoding LysR family transcriptional regulator, coding for MNVDDLSLFVRIARLRSISSAARDLGVTPAGASARLAALEKRLGARLLHRTTRQTTLTEDGLAFLPHAEHVVLAAEAARAALGREQAVPRGTLRVAAPASFARMHIVPGLPDFVSRYPDLAIDLRMSDNIVDLVEGAFDVAVRYAELGDSSFVARRLAPDRRVLVASPAYIERRGRPNTPDDLAEHACLVVGTLDLWTFRGKSGELIERRITPGLRINDGGAVRDAACAGLGVALMATWCAADELRSGALVPALPEYPLVSTQTLWALYPSSRELAPKVRVLIDWLTERFGRHPYWDRGLDGILERV
- a CDS encoding zinc-dependent alcohol dehydrogenase family protein; its protein translation is MTVTMKAIVLSRFGGPDAFELREVPVPAVGPRQVRVRVHATAVNPLDYQIRRGHYPDYVPLPAIIGHDISGVVEEVGSDVSEFAAGDEVYYTPKIFGGAGSYAEQHVADVELVSRKPRNLSHLEAASLTLVGGTVWEAFVQRAQLSVGETILIHGGAGGVGTIAVQIAKAIGARVITTARAGDHDFVRSLGADDAIDFTAEDYVEGVARLTGGQGVDVVFDTIGGDALTRSPLTLADFGRVVSLVDIAQPQNLVEAWGKNAAYHFVFTRQNRGKLDALTRLIERGLVKPVIGATLPLARMSEAHELLENGTARGLRGKVAIDVTGETVALPTVQRTA
- a CDS encoding TRAP transporter small permease, which translates into the protein MAERGRGVPWSLRLAERASLAGVWFGGALVILAAFLIGYDVIVRKLFNVTVGGADELSGYALAIGTTWSLGFTLLHRAHIRIDSLYIHFPRPMRAALDILGLAGFVAVFGLVAWYGWGMVADTAAMGARSMSPLSTPLIIPQSLWFAGLVLFLAVAALLLLHAVLALLRGDLATVQTIAGSRSIKEEIADELPPGHEDGGEGARRTA
- a CDS encoding TRAP transporter substrate-binding protein gives rise to the protein MRTLGLTIAAGMVAAMTVAAGAADLPKLHVKAIGLNGNTVASERDEVPFWTKTIPEASGGKITADIVPVDRAGIKDFQMMRMSKLGVTDFGAGDISKMAGEDPVFEGCDLAGLTLTPEAARAACEAWKPTMARVMEQKFATRLLAVGANPPQVFWCREPISGLADLKGKKVRVFNKTMNDFITAVGGTTVSMAFAEVVPALQRGVVDCAVTGSLSGNTAGWAEVSSHLYPLSLGWSVNYQAVGDESWNKFPPEVKAFFETQFDTFEDKMWETVAKATEEGESCNFDKEPCTLGKKVKMTRVPVSDEDQTLRAKLMQDVVLLNWGKRCGKACAEEWNATVGKVVDLQIPVDKI